In Pirellulales bacterium, one genomic interval encodes:
- a CDS encoding N-6 DNA methylase — protein MINASRSLFNARVLTQETLHCPFNVEFLETHRQVIEEWHSRSSRGLMKSYTETQLEQQFLRVFFVDLLDYVPIGRAATHNIVPKRTAATGKDIPDFVLGTFTPGAKIEKWVAVGELKSLGVYLDAPQSRYPYETPVEQAFRYAAHGQAGVEWVIVSNLEEIRLYRNGYVDAYERWTTEELTQLPKLRHFFFLLHRAGIIADRGVSRTATLLDKSLKVGLDTTEGFYGLYSIARNALIEHLVTVPQFKNAPKAHVYGKAHKILNRALFAAYCEDHPARLLPEETLAKLQKTASEKKGNGRYWETYQEFFRQLDAGSPPGSADGYNAFNGGLFAFDPEIDNLTLPDTLFTRSFFYDRRGKQSREITGIFGFHVYSFTDELNVDALGAIFEQSLKDLPTSEAPVRGRGNVAVTSRETHGVYYTPKEITRFMVSRAFDFFVTPLRDEADRSASAHQIKKGRSKRATPNVEIRRKLFFQEMMDHLKAIKLHDPACGSGAFLIEGLRHFGEQYASVNAGLSGAIGVKTLFALDRFVLRNNLHGWDILEESTELAKLSIWLRTASQNEPLESLKDTIAVADSLRTDESDCFDIIVSNPPWGAELEGWTDEELVREFPNCGEEKDSYAIFLILAHRLLRNGGIVAYIMPNSFQTTVGYESFRRWLLDSFDVLEIVNVWKVFQDVNHDACIMVLRKKVADEDSQPIETRLRTIATGGTEASKCARLAEEVWRYDFTADAAAWANQPNARFETIYEPRLGAELDRIGARSKRLDECCNVTVGIQVYHQRKVSREIIESRAFHSDRKLGADWYPFITGNEVQRYYQIPSETAFLKYSDDLCDKRELAHYKVPRVLIQQIFWNRIASCISYPSSPFLYLNTLFSLTSPVKGFSLEYLLSVLNSRVVSACFGRWSNRLLGDKFPKVSKVDLARIPMPIPSKDVSRKLNRLAKSLSTEWQTCKESSVAFGEYLSLLDTRGLLAKALAEPWAFDREKLVAAISETRVRLTADQLKELIKAWKTANTKIGSHWDKICEYEADVDALVARAYGFRKELCKELIERAPALKIEDVLLPR, from the coding sequence ATGATTAACGCGTCACGAAGTCTCTTCAACGCACGAGTGCTGACTCAGGAGACACTCCACTGTCCATTCAACGTTGAGTTTCTCGAAACGCATCGACAGGTCATCGAGGAGTGGCATTCGCGATCTTCACGTGGCCTGATGAAGTCGTACACCGAGACGCAGTTGGAACAACAGTTCCTCCGCGTGTTCTTCGTTGACCTTCTTGATTACGTTCCGATTGGAAGAGCCGCCACGCACAACATCGTTCCGAAACGAACGGCAGCAACCGGCAAGGACATTCCAGATTTTGTTCTCGGCACATTCACCCCCGGCGCGAAGATCGAAAAGTGGGTCGCTGTCGGCGAGTTGAAGTCTCTCGGCGTCTACCTCGACGCTCCACAGTCACGGTATCCCTACGAAACTCCTGTCGAACAAGCATTTCGCTATGCCGCACATGGGCAAGCCGGCGTCGAGTGGGTGATCGTCTCGAATTTGGAAGAAATCCGACTCTACCGCAATGGCTACGTCGACGCGTACGAACGATGGACGACAGAGGAACTCACGCAGCTCCCGAAGCTTCGACACTTCTTCTTTCTCTTGCACCGTGCAGGGATCATCGCGGATCGCGGAGTTTCACGCACTGCCACGCTTCTTGATAAATCGCTCAAGGTCGGCCTGGACACCACCGAGGGCTTCTATGGGCTCTATTCGATTGCTCGGAATGCCCTGATCGAACACCTCGTCACCGTCCCGCAGTTCAAGAACGCACCGAAGGCGCACGTCTACGGGAAAGCGCACAAGATTCTCAATCGCGCCTTATTCGCTGCATACTGCGAAGATCATCCAGCTCGCCTCCTACCCGAAGAGACGCTCGCAAAGCTTCAAAAGACCGCAAGCGAGAAAAAAGGGAACGGGCGTTACTGGGAGACATACCAAGAGTTCTTCCGACAACTCGACGCGGGGAGCCCTCCGGGGTCTGCCGACGGATATAACGCCTTCAACGGCGGCCTGTTCGCGTTCGACCCCGAGATAGATAACCTTACGCTGCCCGATACGCTATTCACTCGGTCGTTCTTCTACGACCGTCGAGGCAAGCAGAGCCGGGAGATCACCGGCATCTTTGGGTTCCATGTCTACAGCTTCACCGACGAGCTGAACGTCGACGCATTAGGAGCGATATTCGAACAAAGCTTAAAAGACCTTCCGACGAGCGAGGCTCCTGTGCGCGGGCGTGGCAACGTCGCCGTGACAAGCCGCGAAACTCATGGCGTGTACTACACGCCGAAGGAAATAACGCGGTTCATGGTGTCACGCGCGTTCGACTTTTTCGTCACACCGCTCCGAGACGAAGCAGACAGGTCGGCTTCCGCACATCAAATCAAGAAAGGCAGAAGTAAGCGAGCGACTCCGAATGTCGAGATACGCCGCAAACTGTTCTTTCAAGAGATGATGGACCACTTGAAGGCGATCAAGCTTCACGATCCTGCTTGCGGCTCCGGTGCATTCCTCATCGAGGGATTGAGACACTTCGGAGAGCAGTACGCGTCGGTCAACGCCGGGTTGAGCGGTGCCATCGGAGTCAAAACGCTGTTTGCGCTCGATCGCTTCGTTCTACGGAACAATCTCCATGGTTGGGACATTCTGGAGGAATCAACCGAACTAGCGAAACTCAGCATTTGGCTTCGTACCGCAAGCCAGAATGAACCCCTCGAAAGTCTGAAGGATACCATAGCTGTCGCGGATTCCCTTCGCACAGATGAATCGGATTGTTTTGATATCATCGTGAGCAATCCGCCGTGGGGAGCCGAGCTAGAAGGATGGACCGATGAGGAACTTGTCCGGGAGTTTCCGAACTGCGGCGAGGAGAAGGACAGCTATGCGATCTTTCTGATACTCGCTCATCGGCTCCTTCGAAATGGCGGAATTGTTGCGTACATCATGCCGAACTCCTTTCAGACCACAGTGGGGTACGAGTCGTTCCGCCGATGGCTGCTCGACAGTTTTGATGTTCTGGAGATCGTCAACGTATGGAAGGTGTTCCAGGACGTGAACCATGACGCCTGCATCATGGTGCTCCGGAAGAAGGTGGCCGACGAGGATTCCCAGCCCATTGAGACGCGACTACGAACGATCGCCACCGGCGGAACCGAGGCTAGCAAATGCGCACGACTAGCCGAAGAAGTGTGGCGCTACGATTTCACGGCGGATGCGGCTGCCTGGGCAAACCAACCAAACGCCAGGTTCGAGACGATCTACGAACCAAGACTTGGGGCAGAACTTGATCGGATCGGCGCGAGAAGTAAGAGGCTCGACGAATGTTGCAATGTCACCGTCGGAATCCAGGTGTACCACCAGCGCAAGGTCAGTAGGGAAATCATCGAATCGAGGGCGTTTCATTCTGATCGGAAGCTCGGTGCTGACTGGTACCCGTTCATTACGGGGAACGAGGTCCAGCGGTACTACCAGATTCCGTCCGAGACGGCGTTCCTGAAATACTCAGACGACCTTTGCGACAAACGCGAACTGGCTCATTACAAGGTGCCCCGCGTTCTGATCCAGCAAATTTTCTGGAACCGCATTGCATCATGCATCTCTTACCCAAGCAGCCCGTTTCTCTATCTCAACACGCTGTTCTCTTTGACATCTCCAGTAAAGGGCTTCAGCCTCGAATATTTGTTGAGTGTCCTGAACAGCCGAGTAGTGTCTGCTTGTTTTGGCCGATGGTCTAATCGGCTCCTCGGCGACAAATTCCCGAAGGTGAGTAAGGTCGATCTCGCTCGGATTCCGATGCCGATCCCGTCGAAGGATGTCAGCCGTAAACTCAATCGGCTCGCAAAGTCTTTATCGACTGAATGGCAGACCTGCAAAGAATCAAGTGTCGCGTTTGGCGAATATCTCTCACTCCTCGACACGCGTGGACTTCTTGCGAAAGCGCTTGCGGAGCCCTGGGCCTTCGATCGTGAGAAGCTCGTGGCCGCAATCTCGGAAACCCGTGTCCGGCTGACCGCGGACCAGCTCAAAGAACTCATCAAGGCATGGAAAACGGCCAACACTAAGATTGGATCGCATTGGGATAAGATCTGCGAATACGAAGCCGATGTCGATGCGCTCGTCGCCCGAGCTTACGGATTCCGCAAAGAACTCTGCAAGGAGCTCATCGAGAGAGCGCCGGCTTTGAAAATCGAAGACGTTCTTTTGCCACGTTGA
- a CDS encoding tyrosine-type recombinase/integrase: MIAHDSSSGTQSLVAVKQKSKGLLPAELSSDASVAGFLRQLLSASHDRGDARAAALVPWVCDRMPSVNSRKAYFHDLASFVSHLATVGINPLDATGDDIRIYKEALRQSGKSSASIAHMLSALRGTYEQFGKRKLVEWDRVRDIQAVTSPRVEKNTTPALSEAEARRLLHAPDTSTLLGLRDHALLFVFFKTACRCSAVAGARVGSLERTDTDYYLLVREKGNKQQRKALLEAAPAVRAYLNAAAIGDDLDGPLFRPIAKDRRTILRKPLDRRTIWYIVKKYAREAGINTERLGGRGIAVHALRKTAITNALEHGAKMEQVQQLAGHADIRTTQLYYQPRERDAEEAARHIQIR; encoded by the coding sequence GTGATCGCGCACGACTCTTCCTCCGGCACACAATCCCTTGTCGCAGTCAAGCAAAAGTCGAAGGGTCTCCTTCCGGCGGAGTTGTCAAGCGATGCGTCCGTTGCCGGCTTCCTCCGGCAACTGCTCTCAGCCAGCCATGACCGTGGCGACGCGCGGGCCGCGGCACTTGTGCCGTGGGTCTGCGACCGCATGCCGAGCGTCAACAGTCGGAAGGCATACTTCCACGACCTCGCGAGTTTTGTGTCGCACCTCGCGACGGTCGGCATCAATCCCCTCGATGCGACCGGCGACGATATCCGGATTTATAAGGAGGCCCTCCGGCAAAGCGGCAAGTCTTCCGCGTCGATTGCACACATGCTCTCGGCCCTTCGTGGCACCTATGAACAGTTTGGGAAACGCAAACTCGTTGAATGGGACCGCGTTCGCGACATACAGGCCGTAACATCGCCACGCGTCGAGAAGAACACGACGCCAGCATTGTCCGAGGCGGAGGCTCGACGGCTCTTGCATGCGCCGGACACATCAACGCTGCTGGGACTACGCGACCACGCGCTCCTTTTTGTCTTCTTCAAAACGGCTTGCCGTTGCAGTGCCGTCGCTGGCGCCCGCGTTGGTAGCCTCGAACGCACCGACACGGACTACTATTTGCTCGTCCGCGAGAAGGGAAACAAGCAGCAGCGAAAGGCGCTGCTGGAGGCGGCTCCGGCCGTTCGGGCGTACCTTAATGCCGCCGCCATCGGTGACGATCTCGACGGTCCCCTCTTCCGGCCGATCGCGAAAGATCGTCGCACTATATTAAGGAAGCCGCTCGACCGAAGAACCATTTGGTACATCGTGAAGAAGTATGCCCGCGAAGCGGGCATCAATACTGAGCGGCTCGGCGGTCGTGGCATCGCGGTACATGCCTTACGCAAGACCGCAATTACCAATGCTCTTGAGCACGGCGCCAAAATGGAGCAAGTGCAGCAACTCGCCGGCCATGCGGATATTCGTACGACGCAGCTCTATTATCAGCCGCGCGAGCGCGATGCCGAAGAAGCGGCCAGGCATATCCAGATTCGTTGA
- a CDS encoding DUF932 domain-containing protein, giving the protein MATRLMLHRGARLVERPELDAVDPPHATSTFFPVKHSVVLERVLETLEGSGYRVTRQQLALSADNHRFFATVDVDAPIMDGVSLMIGLKTATDRSTALSWCAGERIFVCDNGAFSATTVVARRHTKFGERRFGVAVAQAVLGLSEYKAVAAKRIETLQHFDLSEDAANSYLLQAAERGVVGWRLLPQVIKEWRNPQHEEFRPRTAWSLFNAFTEVLKDRQRTQPARAAAETIQLQSLLLQKENALDAEFHEVS; this is encoded by the coding sequence ATGGCTACGCGGCTGATGCTCCATCGTGGCGCGCGTCTTGTCGAACGTCCGGAGTTGGATGCGGTCGATCCGCCCCACGCGACCAGCACGTTCTTCCCGGTGAAGCACTCGGTTGTGCTCGAACGGGTGCTCGAAACGCTCGAGGGGTCCGGCTATCGCGTCACGCGGCAACAGCTCGCATTGAGCGCGGACAATCATCGCTTCTTCGCCACGGTCGATGTTGATGCTCCGATCATGGACGGTGTCAGTCTCATGATCGGTCTGAAGACAGCGACCGATCGCTCGACCGCACTCTCGTGGTGCGCTGGCGAGAGAATTTTCGTGTGCGATAACGGCGCGTTCTCAGCCACGACGGTCGTGGCCCGCCGTCACACAAAGTTCGGTGAAAGAAGGTTCGGAGTTGCGGTTGCGCAGGCGGTCTTGGGGCTATCTGAATACAAGGCCGTGGCTGCGAAACGCATCGAGACGCTTCAGCACTTCGATCTCAGCGAAGACGCAGCGAACAGCTACCTGCTGCAAGCTGCGGAACGTGGCGTGGTCGGCTGGCGACTGCTCCCGCAAGTCATCAAGGAATGGCGGAATCCTCAGCATGAGGAGTTCCGGCCGAGGACAGCATGGTCGCTGTTCAATGCTTTCACGGAAGTCTTGAAAGATCGTCAGCGGACTCAGCCCGCTAGGGCTGCCGCCGAAACGATCCAACTCCAAAGCCTGCTTTTGCAGAAGGAGAACGCGTTAGATGCCGAGTTCCACGAAGTCTCGTAA
- a CDS encoding bifunctional DNA primase/polymerase yields the protein MRAGYNAGVSTRNFSVVDIDDCSLIERFEKKYQPVITTIIATPRGGRHYYFSGTTCNQQRDRWDVRGVGGYVVAAGSSVGGKPYRALTEIVSIADLKPLPTELLKPRSVQKCDGECDLFRRINRAKAFAATVRCIERQRAHDTLFRLVCWMRDVAGINRTEAYAILLDWNQTNCFREDGVTPFPWKMHEMTHKLQDVFR from the coding sequence GTGCGGGCGGGCTACAACGCCGGAGTTTCGACGAGGAACTTCAGCGTTGTCGACATCGACGATTGTTCTCTGATCGAGCGATTCGAGAAAAAGTACCAACCGGTTATTACGACGATCATCGCAACACCCCGAGGCGGCAGACACTACTACTTTTCAGGTACGACGTGCAACCAACAGCGTGACAGATGGGACGTTCGGGGTGTTGGCGGGTACGTGGTCGCCGCTGGCTCGTCCGTTGGTGGAAAGCCCTACCGGGCACTGACCGAGATTGTGTCGATTGCTGATCTGAAGCCACTTCCGACGGAACTCCTGAAGCCGAGGTCGGTGCAGAAGTGCGATGGCGAGTGTGATTTGTTTCGACGGATCAACCGGGCGAAAGCATTTGCAGCGACAGTTCGATGCATTGAACGCCAGCGTGCGCATGACACGCTCTTCCGCCTGGTCTGCTGGATGCGCGACGTGGCAGGAATCAACCGTACCGAGGCTTATGCCATTCTGCTCGACTGGAACCAAACGAACTGTTTTCGAGAAGACGGCGTGACACCGTTTCCGTGGAAGATGCACGAAATGACCCACAAGCTTCAGGACGTGTTTCGATGA
- a CDS encoding site-specific integrase, giving the protein MAYVGGQKTKLAEGKSNRRAAQSRLDELRDLAEANPDPDSGEHTVASIIERYMGIVFPTLGVETRKARFGYLQDFAEAHGDRRVADCRKDHLQEWLLKHKSWKSDWTKRSALRAVQGVFCWAADADLIPKNPFRKIRQAAGSPRRDMTFDEFRAILRTTAGYYKKRPTPGARFRQILFFLWLTGCRPAEAAKLRWDEVDLDGGVIVLRHHKTIKTQRKPKPRIVPLVPVVVSLLRHIKRTSRGDRVFSTHRGTPWNRYNLGLRVRRARVKGGVSDDVKLYGVRHAFGTRGIVNGLDIKTLSHLMGHETTQMTEHYLHLAGRRDYLAAAMQTVSGRRPGA; this is encoded by the coding sequence ATGGCCTACGTCGGCGGGCAGAAGACAAAGCTCGCCGAGGGCAAATCCAATCGAAGGGCTGCTCAGTCTCGGCTCGATGAGCTTCGCGATCTCGCCGAAGCCAATCCCGATCCCGACAGCGGCGAACACACCGTTGCCTCGATCATCGAGCGGTACATGGGCATCGTGTTCCCGACGCTCGGCGTCGAGACGCGGAAGGCCCGATTCGGGTATCTCCAAGACTTCGCCGAGGCTCATGGCGATCGTCGGGTTGCAGACTGTCGCAAGGATCATCTGCAAGAGTGGCTGCTCAAGCACAAGTCGTGGAAGAGCGACTGGACGAAGCGCAGTGCCCTTCGTGCCGTGCAGGGAGTCTTTTGCTGGGCGGCTGATGCCGATCTGATCCCGAAGAATCCGTTCCGCAAGATTCGCCAAGCAGCAGGGAGCCCGCGTCGGGACATGACATTCGACGAGTTCCGGGCCATCCTGCGGACGACTGCCGGGTATTACAAGAAGCGTCCCACACCCGGTGCTCGCTTCCGTCAGATTTTGTTTTTTCTTTGGCTGACGGGTTGCCGTCCGGCGGAGGCTGCCAAGCTTCGTTGGGACGAAGTGGACCTCGACGGCGGGGTGATCGTGCTCCGTCACCACAAGACGATCAAGACGCAACGAAAACCCAAGCCTCGTATCGTGCCGTTGGTTCCGGTGGTGGTCAGTCTGTTGCGGCATATCAAGCGTACCAGTCGGGGAGATCGTGTTTTCTCGACCCACCGCGGCACGCCGTGGAATCGCTACAATCTTGGGCTTCGTGTGCGTCGTGCCCGCGTGAAGGGAGGCGTGTCCGACGACGTGAAGCTCTATGGGGTCCGCCACGCCTTCGGAACACGCGGCATCGTCAATGGGCTGGACATCAAGACGCTTTCGCACTTGATGGGCCACGAAACTACCCAGATGACTGAGCACTATCTCCATCTTGCTGGTCGCCGCGATTATCTCGCTGCCGCCATGCAGACCGTAAGCGGTCGCCGTCCAGGTGCTTGA
- a CDS encoding beta-ketoacyl-[acyl-carrier-protein] synthase family protein, producing MPAPREIVITGIGVVSPLGIGLDPFWDALRTGRSGVGLIAGLDASSLPVKLAAEIRDFDPMQFVKPRKSLKVMARDTQLGMTVAAMAREHARLGPGAVDPDRFGVVFSADTLNPSPDDSIEAYVPSIVDHEFHMENWGTLGLANSFPLGMLKLLPNMIACHISIAQDARAHNNTLYTGEVSSLLALSEAAQVIARGAADVMLAGGSSSRMQPMDWVRSCLMHELSHRSDEPERASRPFDLNRDGQVRGEGAAALVLEERRHAERRGVPILGRLLGFASSCDPRPTVAPAGTGLERAIVAALHQSGFEPRSLGHINAHAPSTRAEDRIEAQVLARVCPEVPVTALKSYFGNLYSAGGVVETAGSIMALNAGLVPATLNYEQPDPECPVSVIAREPLAGSAALVLKVSRTAAGQAAALVLAGP from the coding sequence ATGCCAGCTCCGCGCGAAATTGTGATCACCGGCATCGGCGTGGTTAGCCCATTGGGCATCGGCCTCGATCCGTTCTGGGACGCACTGCGTACGGGCCGCAGCGGTGTGGGGCTGATCGCGGGGCTGGACGCGAGCAGCCTGCCGGTGAAGCTGGCCGCCGAGATCCGGGATTTCGATCCCATGCAGTTCGTCAAGCCGCGCAAAAGTCTCAAGGTCATGGCCCGCGACACGCAATTGGGGATGACCGTTGCCGCAATGGCGCGCGAGCACGCGCGCTTGGGCCCCGGCGCCGTCGACCCCGATCGGTTCGGCGTGGTGTTTTCGGCCGATACGCTCAATCCGTCGCCCGACGACAGCATCGAAGCCTATGTGCCGTCGATCGTCGACCACGAATTCCACATGGAGAATTGGGGCACGCTCGGCCTGGCGAATTCGTTTCCGTTGGGCATGCTCAAGCTGCTGCCCAACATGATCGCCTGCCATATTTCCATCGCCCAGGATGCGCGCGCTCATAACAACACGCTCTACACGGGGGAAGTGTCGTCGCTGCTGGCCTTGTCGGAAGCCGCGCAGGTGATTGCCCGGGGAGCGGCCGACGTGATGCTGGCCGGTGGGTCGAGCAGTCGCATGCAGCCGATGGATTGGGTGCGCAGTTGTCTGATGCACGAACTTTCGCACCGCTCGGACGAACCCGAGCGGGCCTCGCGGCCATTCGACTTGAATCGCGACGGCCAGGTCCGCGGCGAAGGCGCGGCAGCGCTGGTGTTGGAAGAGCGGCGCCATGCCGAGCGCCGCGGCGTGCCGATCCTCGGCCGCTTGCTGGGGTTTGCTTCCAGTTGCGATCCGCGGCCCACTGTCGCGCCGGCCGGCACGGGCCTGGAGCGGGCAATCGTCGCCGCCTTGCACCAGTCTGGTTTCGAGCCGCGATCGCTGGGGCATATTAATGCCCACGCGCCCAGCACGCGTGCGGAAGATCGGATCGAGGCGCAGGTGCTGGCCCGCGTTTGCCCCGAAGTCCCGGTCACGGCGCTGAAGAGTTATTTCGGCAATCTGTATTCCGCCGGGGGCGTGGTCGAAACGGCCGGCAGCATCATGGCTTTGAATGCCGGCCTGGTCCCGGCGACGCTCAATTACGAGCAGCCCGACCCGGAGTGTCCCGTGAGTGTGATTGCCCGTGAGCCACTGGCCGGCAGCGCCGCCTTGGTTCTCAAAGTCAGCCGCACGGCGGCCGGCCAGGCCGCAGCCCTGGTCCTGGCCGGCCCCTGA
- a CDS encoding formyltransferase family protein — MQVVITAVGPDNRGLADPIIHYVTGRGANIAEIQMYDHDEQSLFAMLLRIELPGNEMPALQQAVNEIGRDKQLSIRVWSPELRASRPRLAICTTFRLEPPLALLRAVRDGQLRADAAVMLGNRPNCRSLAEQFGVDWHLVGDEQGNTDDERLIALCDEYEVDYIILARYMRVLPASSCWKYAGGRIINLHHGLLPSFPGLRPYHDAYASRMLTYGATCHFIVPDLDAGNQIIHQQPFTVPPGLPLADVMRLGQEDNEPRCLVEGVRRVVDGEVQLRFHRVVARNRR; from the coding sequence ATGCAGGTCGTCATCACTGCCGTCGGCCCCGACAACCGCGGGCTGGCCGATCCCATCATCCACTACGTCACCGGTCGCGGCGCGAACATCGCCGAGATCCAGATGTACGATCACGACGAGCAGTCGCTGTTTGCGATGCTGTTGCGGATCGAACTGCCCGGTAACGAGATGCCGGCCTTGCAGCAAGCCGTAAACGAAATCGGCCGCGACAAGCAGTTGTCGATCCGCGTCTGGTCGCCCGAGCTGCGCGCCAGCCGCCCGCGTTTGGCCATCTGCACCACATTTCGGCTCGAGCCGCCGCTGGCCCTGCTGCGGGCCGTGCGCGACGGTCAACTGCGGGCCGATGCCGCCGTGATGCTTGGCAATCGCCCGAACTGCCGGTCGCTGGCCGAGCAGTTCGGCGTGGACTGGCACCTGGTGGGCGATGAGCAGGGCAATACCGACGACGAGCGGCTCATCGCGCTGTGCGATGAGTACGAAGTCGACTACATCATATTGGCCCGTTACATGCGAGTGCTGCCGGCCAGCAGTTGCTGGAAATACGCCGGCGGCCGTATCATCAACCTGCATCACGGCCTGCTGCCGAGCTTTCCCGGCTTGCGTCCCTATCACGATGCTTACGCCAGCCGCATGCTCACCTACGGAGCGACGTGTCATTTCATCGTGCCCGACCTGGATGCCGGCAACCAGATCATTCACCAGCAGCCGTTTACCGTGCCGCCGGGCCTGCCGCTGGCCGATGTGATGCGATTGGGGCAGGAGGACAATGAGCCGCGCTGCCTGGTGGAAGGCGTGCGCCGCGTCGTCGACGGCGAAGTGCAATTGCGCTTCCACCGCGTCGTGGCCCGCAACCGGCGATAG
- a CDS encoding helix-hairpin-helix domain-containing protein, with protein MSDPPTPSPWILRPHDQRTVAVLVLLGLVALAGYWLAAGGPSGDLVELDRQTVRPAEFRVDLNTAPWPELAQLPGLGETLARRIVESRQLDGPYTTHDDLRRVSGVGPKKLAKIKPHLLPISNPTAVPLDTSTAPSDDQQLQSRN; from the coding sequence ATGAGCGACCCGCCCACGCCTTCGCCCTGGATTCTGCGGCCGCACGATCAGCGAACCGTCGCGGTCCTGGTGCTGTTGGGCCTGGTCGCTTTGGCCGGATATTGGCTGGCTGCCGGTGGGCCTTCGGGCGACCTGGTTGAACTCGACCGGCAAACGGTTCGGCCCGCCGAGTTTCGCGTCGATTTGAACACGGCCCCCTGGCCCGAGTTGGCCCAACTGCCCGGCCTGGGCGAAACGCTGGCCCGCCGCATCGTCGAGAGCCGGCAGCTCGATGGCCCCTATACCACGCACGACGACCTGCGGCGCGTCTCTGGCGTCGGCCCCAAAAAGCTGGCGAAGATCAAGCCGCACCTGCTGCCGATATCGAATCCTACAGCCGTGCCCCTCGACACGAGCACAGCCCCGAGCGATGACCAGCAATTGCAAAGCAGAAACTAG